From Arachis stenosperma cultivar V10309 chromosome 2, arast.V10309.gnm1.PFL2, whole genome shotgun sequence, one genomic window encodes:
- the LOC130962954 gene encoding uncharacterized protein LOC130962954, with translation MELLFLERSGTPHDEQGIEKSMHLKVKDAFSLHHSRKRVLIEWNESGQPIGESGGLLGGVLGLIASNFNNFPIMYKTWHKVPLQYKDAVFENTIKKIFVVNDDEHKRYILSNLENKWKNNRCKLFNEYYKSELGWDANVNLNPIGIPKDHWAAFLEYRLSPKTQKLCEKNATNRQQLKIPHTLGSKTLARKHHELEDLQKEIGEGASENEAYVKVFGKENSSYVRGMGFGVRPSQMIGSLSCSRESMQSTTTSGPSRTEYQNLKLQDVPPTSNAPRPNGVNPNVTNGEPIESEAIDHVAKAKKQNKK, from the exons ATGGAGTTGCTATTTCTAGAAAGAAGTGGAACaccacatg atgaaCAAGGGATTGAAAAGAGTATGCATCTTAAAGTAAAAGATGCATTTTCCCTTCATCATAGTAGGAAACGAGTTCTTATAGAATGGAATGAAAGTGGTCAGCCAATTGGAGAATCCGGTGGACTCTTGGGAGGTGTTTTGGGGCTCATTGCaagtaattttaataattttccTATAATGTACAAAACTTGGCATAAGGTTCCACTACAATACAAAGATGCTGTTTTTGAGAATACTATTAAG aaaatatTTGTTGTTAATGATGATGAACACAAAAGGTATATCTTATCAAATCTTGAAAATAAGTGGAAGAATAATAGATGCAAGCTATTCAATGAGTATTATAAATCGGAACTTGGTTGGGATGCAAATGTTAATTTGAATCCAATTGGAATTCCCAAAGACCATTGGGCTGCATTTTTGGAATATAGATTGAGTCCAAAAACTCAG AAATTGTGTGAAAAGAATGCTACAAATCGGCAACAATTAAAAATTCCTCACACTCTTGGCTCAAAAACACTTGCTAGGAAACACCATGAACTT GAAGACTTACAAAAGGAAATTGGTGAGGGTGCTTCTGAAAATGAAGCATATGTTAAAGTATTCGGCAAAGAGAATTCAAGCTATGTTAGAGGTATGGGATTTGGTGTTCGTCCATCTCAAATGATTGGATCCTTATCCTGCTCAAGAGAGTCTATGCAATCTACTACAACTAGTGGACCATCAAGAACTGAATATCAAAACTTGAAGTTACAA GATGTGCCTCCCACTAGCAACGCTCCACGGCCCAATGGAGTTAATCCAAATGTGACAAACGGTGAACCAATAGAAAGTGAAGCAATTGATCATGTT GCTAAAGCTAAGAAGCAGAACAAGAAATAA